A DNA window from Coffea arabica cultivar ET-39 chromosome 6c, Coffea Arabica ET-39 HiFi, whole genome shotgun sequence contains the following coding sequences:
- the LOC113696167 gene encoding large ribosomal subunit protein eL24, whose protein sequence is MVLKTELCRFSGAKIYPGKGIRFVRSDSQVFLFANSKCKRYFHNRLKPSKLTWTAMYRKHHKKDIAQEAVKKRRRATKKPYSRSIVGATLEVIQKRRTEKAEVRDAAREAALREIKERIKKTKDEKKAKKAEVMAKAQKAGGKGNVPKGATAPKGPKLGGGGGKR, encoded by the exons ATGGTTCTCAA GACAGAACTCTGCCGTTTCAGTGGGGCAAAGATATACCCTGGGAAGGGAATTAGATTTGTTCGCTCAGATTCTCAG GTCTTTCTCTTTGCAAATTCAAAATGCAAGAGATATTTCCACAACCGTCTGAAGCCTTCCAAACTCACCTGGACAGCTATGTACAGGAAACATCATAAGAAG GATATAGCCCAAGAGGCTGTGAAAAAGAGGAGACGCGCCACAAAGAAACCTTACTCGAGGTCAATTGTTGGTGCAACTTTGGAGGTTATTCAAAAGAGAAGAACTGAAAAGGCAGAAGTACGAGATGCTGCCAGGGAGGCTGCTCTTCG TGAAATCAAGGAAAGGATCAAGAAGACAAAAGACgaaaagaaagcaaagaaaGCAGAGGTGATGGCTAAGGCTCAGAAGGCTGGAGGCAAGGGGAATGTGCCAAAGGGTGCCACTGCACCTAAAGGTCCTAAGCttggaggtggtggtggaaaGCGTTAA
- the LOC113694963 gene encoding putative homeobox-leucine zipper protein ATHB-51 produces the protein MDWNGNLRPPFISRPTDTSLGFFYNYNYDPYQVIEMKHALQAPHAAVVSSMDKTIGYGNQDQKKKRLTTDQLESLESSFQEEIKLDPDRKMKLAKELGLQPRQIAVWFQNRRARWKAKQLERLYDAVKQELDVVSREKQKLQEEVVALRAILKEQVGKKPVSTGYTEMSGEETVESTSIPSSSKPRGVGGNNLQTAECSYVFNVDDYNPVMPPYWAGLPSYP, from the exons ATGGATTGGAATGGCAATCTTAGACCGCCCTTCATCTCTCGACCAACTGATACTTCTTTGGGCTTCTTCTACAACTATAATTATGACCCTTATCAAG TCATAGAGATGAAGCATGCGTTGCAGGCACCACATGCAGCAGTGGTCTCAAGCATGGACAAAACCATTGGTTACGGGAATCAAGATCAGAAGAAGAAACGACTGACAACTGATCAGTTGGAGTCACTGGAGAGTAGTTTTCAAGAAGAGATAAAGCTGGACCCTGACAGGAAGATGAAGCTGGCCAAGGAGCTTGGACTTCAGCCTAGGCAAATTGCAGTCTGGTTCCAGAATAGACGGGCCAGGTGGAAAGCCAAGCAGCTGGAGCGCTTGTATGACGCAGTTAAACAGGAACTCGATGTTGTTTCCAGGGAGAAGCAGAAGCTCCAAGAAGAG GTCGTGGCTTTGAGAGCTATTCTAAAGGAGCAAGTCGGCAAGAAGCCAGTTTCTACAGGCTATACAGAAATGTCTGGGGAAGAAACTGTAGAAAGCACCTCCATTCCCAGCTCTAGCAAGCCTCGAGGAGTGGGAGGAAACAACCTGCAAACGGCGGAGTGCAGCTATGTCTTCAACGTCGATGACTATAACCCTGTGATGCCGCCTTACTGGGCTGGTCTACCTTCATATCCATAA
- the LOC113695723 gene encoding uncharacterized protein: MAKLLQDLVYQEESPSIYTTALSGITLLFLAYLGISETLGNHLKYSKFWNVNSQKSGGGIKLPSRTGMLLLYSPAAVAGLASFLIFPGGGISSIALLFADEKWAEEAVFWNSTCGFKTLSTSVAVWLSLFGRKF, encoded by the exons ATGGCGAAACTGTTGCAGGATCTTGTGTACCAGGAAGAATCTCCTTCGATTTACACAACAGCCCTATCTGGGATAACTCTCTTGTTTTTGGCTTACTTGGGTATCTCAGAAACCTTGGGAAATCACCTCAAGTACTCCAAATTCTGGAACGTCAATTCACAGAAATCTGGAGGGGGAATCAAACTACCCAGCAGAACTGGGATGCTTCTACTCTACAGCCCAGCAGCCGTTGCGGGTCTTGCTTCATTTCTGATCTTCCCCGGTGGTGGAATCAg TTCAATAGCATTGCTATTTGCTGATGAAAAATGGGCCGAAGAAGCAGTTTTCtggaattcg ACTTGCGGCTTTAAAACTTTATCTACTTCAGTTGCTGTTTGGTTGTCTTTGTTTGGCCGCAAGTTCTGA